The Verrucomicrobiia bacterium genome has a segment encoding these proteins:
- a CDS encoding ATP-binding protein has product MGSGRRPKQFSNLLAEELQSLAQTAEVRFYKAGQPVFQEGDPGDGIYVVLEGAVQVSALVGHNERRVLSRIEKGDFFGEMAVLDEEPRSATATAETDTRAFFIRRDNLLNVLEHSPKLAVSLVREFSLRMREFNRHYIQEVLQAERLTLVGRFARSIVHDFKNPLNVISLASEMVSMEGVTPDMRKNAQFRIRRQVDRLSNMINELLEFTRGSQAAVVLAGTDYGNYVKNLIDEVSPEVKEKGVEIVYETPPPRVLALMDPHRLTHVFYNLINNAVDEMPNGGKIFLRFQVRETDILTEVEDMGKGISPEIVGRLFQPFATFGKMKGTGLGLSICKRIIEDHRGEITARSEPGKGAVFAFTIQLSR; this is encoded by the coding sequence ATGGGATCCGGCAGACGTCCAAAGCAGTTTAGCAATTTGTTGGCCGAGGAGCTTCAGTCTCTCGCGCAAACAGCAGAGGTGCGTTTTTACAAGGCCGGGCAACCTGTTTTTCAGGAAGGCGATCCCGGTGACGGCATCTACGTGGTCCTCGAAGGCGCGGTGCAAGTGTCTGCTCTCGTTGGGCATAACGAACGCCGCGTGCTCTCCCGGATCGAAAAAGGCGATTTCTTCGGCGAGATGGCCGTGCTGGATGAGGAACCTCGTTCCGCCACTGCCACTGCCGAGACTGATACCCGCGCTTTTTTCATCCGCCGAGATAATCTCCTGAACGTCTTGGAGCATTCGCCCAAGCTCGCCGTCAGCCTCGTACGCGAGTTCAGCCTGCGGATGCGCGAGTTCAATCGCCATTACATCCAGGAAGTGTTGCAGGCGGAACGGCTCACATTGGTCGGTCGCTTCGCCCGCTCTATCGTCCATGATTTCAAGAACCCCCTGAACGTCATCAGTCTTGCCTCCGAAATGGTGAGCATGGAGGGCGTCACGCCGGACATGCGCAAGAACGCGCAGTTCCGCATCCGTCGTCAGGTAGATCGTCTCAGCAACATGATCAATGAGTTGCTGGAATTCACTCGAGGTTCGCAAGCCGCCGTCGTTCTGGCCGGAACGGATTACGGTAATTACGTCAAAAACCTCATCGACGAAGTCTCTCCGGAGGTGAAGGAAAAAGGCGTGGAGATCGTTTACGAGACTCCCCCGCCCCGCGTGCTGGCCCTCATGGACCCGCACCGCCTCACGCACGTTTTCTACAATCTCATCAACAATGCCGTGGATGAGATGCCCAACGGCGGCAAGATTTTCCTCCGATTCCAAGTGCGAGAGACGGACATCCTCACGGAAGTCGAGGACATGGGCAAAGGCATCTCCCCAGAGATCGTCGGACGCCTCTTCCAGCCCTTCGCCACCTTTGGCAAAATGAAGGGCACGGGCCTTGGCCTGTCCATCTGCAAACGCATCATCGAAGATCATCGCGGTGAGATCACCGCACGCAGTGAACCCGGCAAAGGTGCCGTCTTCGCCTTCACGATCCAGCTGAGCCGTTAA
- the rplU gene encoding 50S ribosomal protein L21, whose amino-acid sequence MYAVVESGSKQYRVAAGDTLEIERVSVDAGKPFTFDRVLLVAKDGQVQVGAPTVASATVTADVVEHIRGEKKIAFKMKRRKGYHRKVGHRQELTVVKINAINL is encoded by the coding sequence ATGTACGCAGTAGTTGAATCTGGCAGCAAACAATATCGCGTCGCCGCAGGTGACACGCTCGAGATCGAGCGCGTGTCCGTGGACGCCGGCAAACCATTCACTTTTGACCGTGTCCTCCTCGTGGCCAAAGACGGCCAAGTGCAGGTGGGCGCTCCGACCGTCGCTTCCGCCACGGTCACCGCTGATGTGGTGGAACACATCCGTGGCGAAAAGAAAATCGCCTTCAAGATGAAGCGCCGCAAGGGCTATCATCGCAAGGTGGGTCATCGCCAAGAACTCACGGTCGTCAAGATCAACGCAATCAATCTCTAA
- a CDS encoding PQQ-binding-like beta-propeller repeat protein: MSDTQSSKQARPLKLRLATWLFPPAGLVMTWREPVSLGRKLFSTFGIALYSVVYLALILTVLVKAKVVYVEWQGGFPPKITRKVTLPDYDAVERSRASQSKSAPASTNVTERTGSTYWTGFRGPLRDAHYTEQPILTAWPPGGPKVLWRQPIGGGYASFAIANGLAYTIEQRREKEVVAAYDMETGREVWSHSYVGKFEESMGGEGPRATPTWHDGKIYALGGEGDFHCLDALTGKVLWKRNILHDAKSSLLMFGTAYSPLIVEDKVILLPGGENGWSIVAYNKDTGEVLWHTQDDKTAYTSPVLVELAGQRQMLVVSATRVKGVAVEDGKLLWEFPWSVSYENSIAQPVLLGKDRLMLTGGYGKGSAAIQVTKEGDKFAAKELWRNKFLKNKFTSSIYHEGHVYGLDEDILVCLDAETGKRVWKDGRYDYGQILLASGHIIVLCGDGDLALVKATPEKWTEVARNPLLEGKTWNHPAISEGKLLVRNAVEMICLDLRIKP, from the coding sequence TTGAGCGATACACAATCCAGCAAACAAGCACGCCCGCTGAAACTCCGGCTGGCGACGTGGCTCTTTCCGCCTGCGGGCCTGGTGATGACGTGGCGTGAGCCGGTCTCTCTTGGTCGCAAGCTGTTCAGCACCTTCGGCATCGCGCTTTATTCCGTCGTTTACCTCGCTCTGATCCTCACCGTGTTGGTGAAGGCCAAGGTCGTCTATGTGGAGTGGCAGGGCGGTTTCCCGCCCAAGATCACGCGCAAGGTGACTTTGCCTGACTACGACGCCGTGGAGCGCAGCCGCGCCTCCCAATCCAAATCCGCTCCCGCCTCCACCAACGTCACCGAACGCACTGGCTCCACCTATTGGACCGGTTTCCGTGGCCCGTTGCGCGATGCCCATTACACCGAGCAACCCATCCTCACCGCTTGGCCGCCGGGCGGCCCGAAGGTTCTCTGGCGCCAACCCATCGGTGGCGGTTACGCCTCCTTCGCCATCGCGAACGGTCTCGCTTACACCATCGAGCAACGTCGCGAGAAAGAAGTCGTGGCTGCTTACGACATGGAGACGGGCCGCGAAGTCTGGTCGCACAGTTACGTGGGCAAGTTCGAGGAGAGCATGGGCGGTGAAGGCCCGCGCGCTACGCCCACCTGGCATGACGGGAAGATCTACGCCCTCGGCGGGGAAGGGGACTTTCATTGCCTCGATGCCCTCACTGGCAAGGTTCTCTGGAAGCGCAACATCCTGCACGATGCCAAGTCCTCTCTCCTCATGTTCGGCACCGCCTACTCGCCCCTCATCGTGGAGGATAAGGTCATCCTCCTGCCTGGCGGCGAGAACGGTTGGTCCATCGTCGCTTATAATAAGGACACAGGAGAAGTCCTATGGCACACGCAAGATGACAAGACCGCTTACACCTCGCCCGTTCTCGTGGAACTCGCTGGTCAACGCCAGATGCTCGTCGTCTCCGCCACTCGTGTGAAAGGCGTCGCCGTGGAAGACGGCAAACTCCTCTGGGAATTCCCTTGGAGCGTCAGTTACGAGAATTCCATCGCCCAACCCGTCCTCCTTGGCAAAGACCGCCTCATGCTCACCGGCGGTTATGGAAAAGGCAGCGCCGCCATCCAGGTCACCAAGGAAGGTGATAAGTTCGCCGCCAAAGAACTCTGGCGAAACAAGTTCCTGAAGAACAAATTCACCAGCTCCATCTACCATGAAGGCCACGTCTATGGCCTCGATGAAGACATCCTCGTCTGCCTCGATGCCGAGACAGGCAAGCGCGTCTGGAAAGATGGCCGCTACGATTACGGCCAGATCCTCCTCGCCAGCGGCCACATTATCGTCCTCTGCGGCGATGGCGACCTCGCCCTCGTAAAAGCCACCCCCGAGAAGTGGACCGAAGTCGCCCGCAACCCTCTCCTCGAAGGCAAGACCTGGAATCACCCCGCCATCTCCGAAGGCAAACTCCTCGTGCGCAACGCCGTAGAAATGATCTGCCTCGACCTGCGCATCAAGCCGTAG
- a CDS encoding GTPase Obg — translation MFVDQVKIFARAGKGGKGCVAFHREAYITKGGPSGGNGGRGGDVIIEADHDRNNLIEQYYKPRLLAEHGEAGMGKGMDGHAGKDLIIKVPCGTMIWQLPDTETPIDTKSVAPVSEEDEDEEDEEEEAADEKKSPQPMKLATASRQPIRYQGKERAIEISYDDEDEDAPRKLSDQHAAASIEGAELVADLTEHGQRFILCKGGRGGLGNRNFATSARQTPRFAQPGEVGTEGNYLFELRTMADVGLVGYPNAGKSTLLTAISRAKPKVAPYPFTTLHPQPGIVEFADYKRITVCDIPGIIEGAHNNVGLGHEFLRHIKRCKVLVILLDMAGSDGREPWDDYKQVLSELDLYDPEMLEKPRIVVANKMDEPQAEENLKKFKRKVRKVTVLPIAAAFDEGIEKFKQTIREAVEEASIEEVKE, via the coding sequence ATGTTTGTAGATCAGGTCAAAATTTTCGCCCGCGCCGGTAAAGGCGGCAAGGGTTGCGTGGCGTTCCATCGCGAAGCTTACATCACCAAGGGCGGTCCCAGCGGTGGCAATGGCGGTCGCGGCGGCGATGTCATCATTGAGGCCGATCACGATCGTAACAACCTCATCGAGCAATACTACAAGCCCCGCCTCCTCGCCGAACACGGTGAAGCAGGCATGGGCAAGGGCATGGACGGCCATGCGGGCAAAGACCTTATCATCAAAGTCCCCTGCGGCACGATGATCTGGCAACTGCCCGATACCGAAACGCCCATCGATACCAAGTCCGTCGCTCCCGTAAGCGAAGAGGATGAAGACGAGGAGGACGAGGAAGAAGAAGCGGCTGATGAAAAGAAGTCTCCTCAGCCGATGAAGCTCGCCACCGCCTCGCGTCAGCCCATCCGCTATCAAGGCAAGGAACGCGCCATCGAAATTTCTTACGATGACGAGGATGAAGACGCCCCGCGCAAGCTGAGCGATCAACACGCCGCCGCGAGCATTGAAGGCGCCGAACTTGTCGCCGATCTTACTGAGCACGGCCAGCGTTTTATCCTGTGCAAAGGCGGTCGCGGTGGTTTGGGCAATCGTAACTTCGCCACCTCCGCGCGTCAGACGCCGCGCTTCGCCCAACCCGGTGAAGTCGGCACGGAAGGCAATTATCTTTTCGAGCTCCGCACCATGGCGGATGTCGGCCTCGTCGGCTATCCGAACGCAGGCAAGTCCACCTTGCTCACCGCCATTTCACGCGCTAAGCCCAAGGTCGCTCCCTATCCCTTCACCACACTGCATCCGCAGCCGGGCATCGTGGAGTTTGCGGATTACAAGCGCATCACCGTTTGCGACATCCCGGGTATCATTGAGGGCGCGCATAACAATGTGGGCCTCGGTCACGAATTCCTGCGCCACATCAAGCGCTGCAAAGTCCTCGTGATCCTCCTCGACATGGCGGGCAGCGATGGCCGCGAGCCATGGGATGACTACAAGCAGGTGCTCAGCGAGCTGGACCTCTACGACCCCGAGATGCTGGAGAAGCCGCGCATCGTCGTCGCGAACAAGATGGACGAACCGCAGGCCGAAGAGAATCTCAAGAAGTTCAAACGCAAAGTCCGCAAGGTGACGGTGCTGCCGATCGCCGCTGCGTTTGACGAAGGCATCGAGAAATTCAAGCAGACTATCCGTGAAGCGGTGGAAGAGGCTTCCATCGAAGAGGTTAAGGAATAA
- the rpmA gene encoding 50S ribosomal protein L27 yields the protein MAHKKGQGSVRNGRDSVSKRLGVKRYGGQVVNAGTIIVRQRGSRFEAGKNVGIGKDWTLYALIDGLVKFDKDSTRVNIVPVEAAAAN from the coding sequence ATGGCACATAAGAAAGGTCAAGGAAGTGTACGTAACGGCCGCGACAGCGTATCCAAGCGCCTCGGCGTGAAGCGTTACGGTGGCCAGGTGGTGAACGCCGGCACGATCATCGTGCGCCAGCGCGGTTCCCGCTTCGAAGCCGGCAAGAACGTCGGCATCGGCAAGGACTGGACGCTCTACGCGCTCATCGACGGCCTCGTGAAGTTCGACAAAGACAGCACCCGCGTGAACATCGTTCCCGTGGAAGCTGCTGCCGCGAACTAA
- the mutL gene encoding DNA mismatch repair endonuclease MutL: MNRIRLLPENVANQIAAGEVVERPSSVVKELVENALDAKATAIHVEVQAGGRSLIRITDDGIGMSKDDALMCLERHATSKIQRAEDLASIRTMGFRGEALPSIASVSRFTLTTREREGDAVDGTQVIINGGKILEVKAAGCAPGTSIEVRQLFYNLPARRKFLRAEETERAHIQHYVTLAALARPDVAFTLVHNGRLLWQYPAVTGDSKLSALGERLRALYGGDLELLEVDFTGHLAPAGEVMEDEPVVDSTVRLWGFIGAPGVSRSTREDQNVFVNQRPVENRGLNHALMEGYHNALMKGRFPVCCLFLEVDPAEVDVNIHPAKREVKFHRERNVRQLVTKAIRETLLRYHTGIGQVAEVKTAPTAPVIPQAEQRHLALPTTLELQSPPKLSVPVPSKPIADWPIERSVAGVQKAQAPLPEQRVVPVEPVRPAEPIAPLITPLASAPQPALPSGQPTGPRPLLSVPLRLVGVIGRLYVVLESDKGLVLLDQHAAHERILYEQMLQRLESGPAPSQRLLLPETVELPPRDAQFVRDQLTTLNKLGVGLSEFGDKTFLLDSLPPFVKVKDTRRFALELVDAMKSAGQSINTMRLGEDMIAKTVCRHAVKANDPLREAELQNLVEDLRRCTMPYTCPHGRPTLIEMSYKELEKKFGRTQ, from the coding sequence ATGAACCGCATCCGCCTCCTGCCAGAAAATGTCGCGAATCAGATCGCGGCTGGCGAGGTGGTGGAGCGCCCATCCAGCGTGGTGAAGGAACTCGTCGAAAACGCGCTGGATGCCAAGGCCACGGCCATCCATGTCGAGGTGCAAGCCGGCGGGCGTAGCCTCATCCGCATCACGGATGACGGCATCGGCATGAGCAAGGATGACGCGCTGATGTGCCTGGAACGCCACGCCACCAGCAAGATCCAGCGCGCTGAAGATCTCGCCTCCATCCGCACCATGGGCTTTCGCGGTGAGGCATTACCTTCCATCGCCAGCGTGAGCCGCTTCACCCTCACTACGCGTGAGCGCGAAGGCGATGCCGTGGATGGCACGCAAGTCATCATCAATGGCGGCAAGATTCTGGAAGTGAAAGCGGCCGGTTGCGCTCCGGGAACAAGCATCGAGGTCCGCCAGCTTTTCTACAATCTCCCCGCAAGACGCAAATTCCTCCGCGCCGAAGAAACCGAACGCGCGCACATCCAGCATTACGTCACGCTCGCGGCTTTGGCGCGACCGGATGTGGCCTTCACACTCGTCCACAATGGCCGCCTGCTCTGGCAATATCCTGCCGTCACGGGTGATTCCAAGCTCTCTGCTTTGGGCGAACGCCTCCGCGCCTTATACGGCGGCGATCTGGAATTGCTCGAAGTCGATTTCACCGGCCACCTCGCGCCAGCGGGTGAAGTGATGGAGGATGAACCCGTTGTCGATTCCACCGTACGACTCTGGGGTTTCATCGGTGCGCCGGGCGTCTCGCGCAGCACGCGTGAGGATCAGAATGTTTTCGTAAACCAGCGTCCCGTGGAGAATCGCGGACTGAATCACGCGTTGATGGAAGGCTATCACAACGCGTTGATGAAGGGTCGCTTCCCGGTTTGCTGCCTCTTCCTCGAAGTAGACCCGGCGGAGGTGGATGTGAATATTCACCCGGCCAAGCGCGAGGTGAAGTTTCATCGCGAGAGGAATGTGCGGCAGTTGGTGACGAAAGCCATCCGAGAAACACTGCTGCGTTATCACACAGGCATAGGGCAAGTGGCGGAAGTGAAGACTGCACCCACCGCGCCAGTCATTCCGCAAGCAGAACAGCGGCATCTGGCTTTGCCCACGACGCTGGAGCTGCAATCGCCACCCAAACTGTCGGTGCCAGTGCCGAGCAAGCCGATTGCGGATTGGCCCATCGAGCGAAGTGTAGCGGGTGTGCAGAAAGCGCAAGCGCCATTACCGGAACAGCGTGTAGTGCCTGTGGAGCCAGTGCGTCCTGCGGAGCCGATTGCGCCGCTCATCACGCCATTAGCTTCTGCGCCGCAACCCGCGTTGCCTTCCGGCCAGCCAACCGGCCCACGTCCCCTGCTCTCCGTGCCCTTGCGGCTCGTAGGCGTGATTGGCCGTCTCTATGTCGTGCTGGAATCGGATAAAGGTCTCGTCCTGCTGGATCAGCACGCCGCACATGAACGGATTCTTTATGAGCAGATGTTGCAGCGATTGGAGTCTGGCCCAGCGCCTTCACAACGCCTGCTATTGCCTGAGACGGTAGAGTTGCCGCCGCGTGATGCGCAGTTTGTTCGCGATCAACTTACGACATTGAACAAGCTGGGCGTAGGCTTAAGCGAGTTCGGCGATAAAACGTTTTTGTTAGATTCACTGCCGCCATTCGTGAAGGTGAAGGACACGCGACGTTTCGCGCTGGAACTCGTGGACGCCATGAAATCCGCCGGGCAAAGCATCAACACGATGCGGCTCGGCGAGGATATGATCGCGAAAACGGTCTGCCGCCATGCGGTGAAGGCGAACGATCCCTTGCGCGAGGCCGAATTGCAGAATCTCGTGGAAGACCTGCGCCGCTGCACGATGCCTTACACCTGTCCGCATGGGCGACCCACGCTGATTGAGATGAGTTACAAGGAATTGGAGAAGAAGTTCGGGCGGACGCAGTAG
- the ychF gene encoding redox-regulated ATPase YchF yields MLKAGIVGLPNVGKSTLFNAVTRTRKAEAANYPFCTIDPNVGIVTVPDERLAVLKGIAKTTVVIPAAIEFVDIAGLVKGASAGEGLGNKFLTHIREVDAIVQVVRCFEDADIHHVAGSVDPVRDIETINTELILADLESVKKRRERVAKDAKRGDKTALAEDAVLAKIEPVLDSGKPALTVTLTTEEKVIAKSFFLMTDKPTIFACNVKESDLATADTNPYVLKVREYVKTHLACEATVISAQIESDLIDLSAEEAAEFLKELGVKESGVGGLIRATYALLGLRTYFTAGEKEVRAWTIHVGNTAPQAAGVIHSDFERGFIKAETVSYADLVACGSVAAAREKGLYRMEGKEYVVEDGDVMLFKFNV; encoded by the coding sequence ATGTTGAAAGCTGGCATCGTAGGTCTTCCCAACGTCGGAAAATCCACCCTGTTCAACGCCGTCACCCGCACCCGCAAGGCGGAAGCGGCAAACTATCCCTTCTGCACCATCGATCCGAACGTCGGCATCGTGACGGTGCCGGATGAACGCCTTGCCGTGTTGAAGGGCATCGCGAAGACCACCGTCGTCATCCCGGCCGCGATCGAGTTCGTGGACATCGCCGGTCTGGTGAAAGGCGCGAGCGCCGGTGAAGGTCTTGGCAACAAATTCCTCACGCACATCCGCGAGGTGGACGCCATCGTGCAAGTCGTGCGCTGCTTCGAGGACGCGGACATCCATCACGTCGCCGGTTCTGTGGACCCGGTGCGCGATATCGAGACGATCAATACGGAACTTATCCTCGCGGATCTCGAATCCGTGAAGAAACGCCGTGAACGTGTGGCCAAGGATGCCAAGCGCGGTGACAAGACGGCGCTCGCCGAAGACGCCGTGCTCGCAAAGATCGAACCCGTGCTGGACAGCGGCAAGCCTGCTTTGACCGTTACGCTGACCACGGAAGAAAAAGTCATCGCGAAGTCATTCTTCCTCATGACGGATAAGCCCACCATCTTCGCGTGCAACGTGAAGGAGAGCGATCTCGCCACGGCGGACACGAATCCTTACGTGCTGAAAGTGCGCGAGTATGTGAAGACGCATCTGGCCTGCGAAGCCACCGTCATCAGCGCCCAGATCGAAAGCGACCTCATCGACCTCTCGGCGGAAGAAGCCGCGGAATTTCTGAAAGAACTCGGCGTAAAAGAATCCGGTGTGGGCGGCCTCATCCGCGCCACCTATGCGCTGCTCGGCTTGCGCACCTACTTCACCGCCGGTGAAAAAGAAGTGCGCGCCTGGACCATCCACGTGGGTAACACCGCCCCTCAAGCGGCCGGTGTGATTCATAGTGATTTCGAACGCGGCTTCATCAAGGCTGAGACTGTTTCCTACGCCGATCTCGTGGCTTGTGGTTCTGTAGCTGCCGCCCGTGAAAAGGGCCTCTACCGCATGGAAGGCAAAGAATACGTGGTGGAAGACGGCGACGTAATGCTCTTCAAGTTCAACGTATAA